One part of the Vibrio ponticus genome encodes these proteins:
- the guaD gene encoding guanine deaminase yields the protein MTMQRKAYRAAILHSIADPKDVGLENSYQFFDDGMIVVENGHIVDIGETEHVLTRQPQPLDITEYEDKLITSGFIDTHIHYPQTGMIASYGEQLLDWLENYTFPEERRFKNPVYAHKVANLFLDELASNGTTTALVFGTVHKESIDVFFEEAEKRKLRMIAGKVLMDRNAPDYLTDTPESGYQASKQLIEKWHNKGRLLYAVTPRFAPTSTPEQLATVGKLLEEYPDVYMHTHLSENQKEIEWVLDLFPERDSYLDVYDHYGLLHKRSVFAHGIHLSECECQRLAQSESAIAFCPTSNLFLGSGLFKLPKLEEHGVRVGMGTDVGAGTSFSILQTMSEAYKIMQLQKQKLHPLKSLFLATLGGARSLHLEDKIGNLEVGKEADFVVLDLHATQLMRFRIKQATTLEEKLFVLMSLGDDRTVCETFIYGEKAYCAKGQVESKKFAS from the coding sequence ATGACAATGCAACGTAAAGCTTATCGTGCAGCCATTTTGCACAGCATCGCTGATCCGAAAGATGTCGGACTGGAAAACTCTTATCAATTTTTCGATGACGGTATGATCGTGGTTGAAAATGGACACATCGTCGATATTGGTGAGACCGAGCACGTTCTAACAAGACAGCCTCAACCACTTGATATTACTGAGTATGAAGACAAGCTCATCACCTCCGGCTTTATTGATACTCACATTCACTACCCACAAACAGGGATGATCGCCTCTTACGGAGAGCAACTGCTCGACTGGCTAGAGAACTATACCTTCCCAGAAGAACGCCGTTTCAAAAATCCGGTGTATGCGCACAAAGTCGCGAACCTGTTCTTGGATGAGTTAGCAAGTAATGGCACCACTACCGCGCTGGTGTTCGGTACCGTGCATAAAGAATCGATTGATGTCTTTTTTGAAGAGGCTGAAAAGCGTAAATTACGCATGATTGCTGGTAAGGTACTCATGGATCGCAACGCGCCGGACTACCTGACAGACACCCCCGAATCTGGCTACCAAGCCTCAAAACAACTGATTGAGAAATGGCATAACAAAGGACGTTTGCTCTACGCCGTGACACCACGCTTTGCGCCAACCAGTACGCCAGAACAACTTGCGACAGTCGGCAAACTGCTGGAAGAGTACCCTGATGTCTACATGCATACCCATCTCTCGGAAAACCAGAAAGAAATTGAATGGGTATTGGATCTGTTCCCAGAGCGCGACTCTTATTTAGACGTCTATGACCATTATGGACTGCTTCATAAACGCTCGGTATTCGCACACGGTATTCACCTTTCTGAGTGTGAATGTCAGCGCTTAGCACAAAGCGAATCTGCCATCGCCTTTTGTCCAACCTCCAACTTATTTTTAGGCTCAGGGCTATTCAAACTGCCCAAACTTGAAGAGCACGGAGTGCGCGTTGGTATGGGCACAGATGTGGGTGCCGGCACGAGCTTCTCGATTCTACAAACCATGAGTGAAGCGTATAAGATCATGCAACTGCAAAAACAGAAGCTGCATCCACTTAAATCACTCTTCCTGGCAACCTTAGGTGGCGCACGCTCTCTGCACCTAGAAGATAAGATTGGTAACCTAGAAGTAGGTAAAGAGGCCGATTTTGTCGTCCTAGACCTGCATGCCACTCAATTGATGCGCTTTAGAATCAAGCAAGCCACCACTCTAGAAGAGAAGCTGTTTGTACTAATGAGCCTTGGCGATGACCGAACGGTCTGTGAAACCTTCATCTACGGCGAGAAAGCTTACTGCGCCAAAGGTCAAGTTGAGTCTAAAAAGTTCGCCAGTTAA
- the xdhC gene encoding xanthine dehydrogenase accessory protein XdhC yields the protein MFKDNWIHELAQLETNSEPCVMVTVLEDRGSVPRDAGTKMLVTRDRIIATIGGGHLEHVASQMAREMLSTGERALKVERFNLGARLGQCCGGMATLSFEPIGTAQKHLVVFGAGHVAKALLHIVSTLPFRVTWIDEREDVFPEELPHGITKLVTDDPVAEVKDLPANSYYLVMTHNHQLDFELAKAIIDRNDSVYFGMIGSLSKRKKFDMRLAQRGYSEAQINTMICPIGISMVDGKHPAEIAVSVAGELIAHYQGIPLEQKRPTAHSSLVPLSDSPQEEKIA from the coding sequence ATGTTTAAAGACAATTGGATTCATGAACTCGCACAGTTAGAAACAAACAGTGAACCGTGTGTCATGGTGACCGTTTTAGAAGACCGAGGCTCGGTGCCTCGCGATGCAGGAACCAAAATGCTCGTCACCCGAGACCGCATCATCGCCACGATTGGTGGTGGGCACCTAGAACATGTCGCCAGTCAAATGGCACGCGAAATGTTATCTACGGGTGAGCGCGCCCTCAAAGTAGAACGCTTTAACCTTGGGGCTCGTTTAGGGCAATGTTGTGGTGGCATGGCAACGCTGAGTTTTGAACCGATTGGTACGGCGCAAAAACACCTGGTTGTATTTGGCGCAGGTCATGTTGCCAAAGCACTTTTACATATTGTCTCTACCCTACCATTTCGTGTCACTTGGATTGATGAACGTGAGGACGTTTTCCCTGAAGAGCTTCCTCACGGCATCACTAAGCTGGTGACAGATGATCCGGTAGCGGAAGTGAAAGATCTCCCTGCGAATAGTTACTACTTAGTGATGACTCATAATCATCAACTCGATTTTGAGCTAGCAAAAGCGATTATTGACCGAAATGATAGTGTCTATTTCGGCATGATTGGCTCACTCAGCAAGCGAAAGAAATTCGATATGCGTTTGGCACAACGTGGCTACAGTGAGGCGCAAATCAACACCATGATCTGCCCTATCGGCATCAGCATGGTCGATGGCAAGCACCCAGCAGAGATTGCCGTCTCGGTTGCAGGTGAACTTATCGCACACTATCAAGGGATTCCACTTGAACAAAAACGTCCAACAGCACACAGTAGCTTAGTACCACTGAGCGATTCACCACAGGAAGAGAAAATCGCCTGA
- the xdhB gene encoding xanthine dehydrogenase molybdopterin binding subunit, producing the protein MSNAHHQTMTHDEMVAIVKQDLKTGVGKSVKHDSAPKQVTGEAVYIDDRLEFPNQLHVYARLSTHAHAKITKLDVSPCYEFDGVAIAITHEDVPGQLDIGAILPGDPLLADGLVQYYGQPVLAVAANDMETARKAAQAAIVEYEALPPVLDVKEALEKKLFVTESHQQKRGNSTVAIANAKHVIEGDLEIGGQEHFYLETQVSSVMPTEDGGMIVYTSTQNPTEVQKLVAEVLGVPMHKVVIDMRRMGGGFGGKETQAAAPACMAAVIAHLTKRPTKMRLPRAEDMSMTGKRHPFYNQYKIGFDDNGVIQGSEIIVAGNCGYSPDLSSSIVDRAMFHSDNAYYLGDATVTGHRCKTNTASNTAYRGFGGPQGMMTIEHIMDEIARYLDKDPLEVRKANYYGDEGRNVTHYYQTVEDNFLPEITEQLEHSSDYHARRKAIAEFNQQSPILKKGIAITPVKFGISFTATFLNQAGALIHIYTDGSIHLNHGGTEMGQGLNIKVAQIVAQEFQVDVERIQITATNTDKVPNTSPTAASSGADLNGKAAQNAALTIKQRLIEFASNHFKVSPEEVVFKNGMIVIRDEIMTFESFVQLAYFNQVSLSSTGFYRTPKIYYDHEKARGRPFYYFAYGASCSEVIIDTLTGEYKILRADILHDVGASLNPAIDIGQIEGGFLQGVGWLTTEELVWNEQGRLMTNGPASYKIPAIADMPIEFHTHLLENRANPEDTVFNSKAVGEPPFMLGMSVWSALRDAIHAVAPDGVIAKLDTPATPERVLMAIQQVTQTKSQAEQTSATQA; encoded by the coding sequence ATGTCTAACGCACACCATCAGACCATGACTCATGATGAGATGGTCGCCATCGTAAAACAGGATCTTAAAACTGGTGTTGGTAAGAGCGTAAAACACGACAGCGCACCAAAACAAGTTACCGGTGAAGCCGTTTATATTGATGATCGTCTTGAATTTCCAAATCAACTGCACGTTTATGCGCGCTTAAGTACCCATGCGCACGCGAAGATCACCAAACTCGACGTTTCACCTTGTTATGAATTCGACGGCGTCGCGATTGCGATTACCCATGAAGACGTACCCGGTCAATTGGATATCGGTGCCATATTACCCGGTGATCCCCTACTCGCTGATGGGCTCGTGCAATATTACGGTCAGCCTGTCTTAGCCGTTGCTGCCAATGATATGGAAACAGCGCGTAAAGCAGCTCAAGCCGCAATTGTTGAATACGAGGCGCTGCCGCCTGTACTTGATGTCAAAGAGGCTCTAGAGAAAAAGCTCTTTGTGACTGAAAGTCACCAACAAAAACGTGGCAACTCAACGGTCGCCATCGCAAACGCAAAGCATGTAATTGAGGGTGATCTCGAGATAGGCGGTCAGGAACACTTTTATCTGGAAACGCAAGTCAGCAGCGTGATGCCGACCGAAGATGGTGGCATGATTGTCTACACCTCGACACAAAACCCAACCGAAGTACAAAAGCTGGTTGCAGAAGTGCTAGGCGTACCAATGCATAAAGTGGTGATTGATATGCGCCGCATGGGTGGTGGTTTTGGTGGCAAAGAGACTCAGGCAGCAGCACCCGCGTGTATGGCGGCGGTGATTGCTCATCTAACCAAACGACCAACCAAGATGCGTTTACCACGTGCAGAAGATATGAGCATGACGGGCAAACGCCATCCGTTCTACAACCAGTACAAAATTGGTTTTGATGATAATGGCGTAATTCAAGGGTCAGAAATCATCGTTGCAGGTAACTGTGGCTATTCACCAGATTTGTCTAGCTCAATTGTCGACCGCGCCATGTTCCACTCAGACAATGCCTACTACTTGGGAGATGCAACGGTCACGGGACATCGCTGTAAAACCAATACCGCGTCCAATACCGCATATCGTGGCTTTGGTGGTCCACAAGGCATGATGACCATTGAACACATCATGGATGAAATCGCACGTTACCTAGATAAAGATCCGCTAGAAGTGCGCAAAGCAAATTACTACGGTGATGAAGGACGTAACGTCACTCATTACTATCAAACGGTTGAAGATAACTTCCTGCCAGAAATTACTGAACAACTCGAGCACAGCAGTGACTATCATGCACGTCGTAAAGCCATTGCCGAGTTCAATCAGCAAAGCCCGATCCTAAAAAAAGGCATTGCGATTACCCCAGTAAAATTTGGTATCTCATTCACCGCGACTTTCCTCAATCAAGCTGGGGCTCTAATTCATATATACACCGATGGCAGTATTCACTTGAATCACGGTGGTACGGAAATGGGGCAAGGTTTGAATATCAAAGTGGCTCAAATTGTTGCACAGGAGTTCCAAGTTGATGTTGAACGAATCCAAATCACCGCTACCAACACAGACAAAGTACCGAACACATCGCCAACTGCGGCCTCATCGGGCGCCGATCTCAATGGTAAGGCAGCTCAAAACGCCGCTCTAACTATCAAGCAACGTTTGATTGAGTTTGCCTCAAATCACTTTAAGGTCTCACCAGAAGAGGTGGTATTCAAAAATGGCATGATTGTCATTCGTGATGAAATCATGACCTTTGAGTCATTCGTACAATTGGCCTATTTCAATCAAGTGTCGCTCTCGAGTACTGGTTTCTATCGCACACCTAAGATCTATTACGATCATGAAAAAGCGCGCGGTCGTCCATTTTATTACTTCGCCTACGGCGCATCTTGTTCGGAAGTGATCATCGATACCTTAACCGGAGAATACAAGATCCTACGTGCTGATATTTTGCATGATGTTGGCGCTTCCCTTAACCCGGCAATCGATATTGGTCAGATCGAAGGTGGTTTCTTGCAAGGTGTCGGCTGGTTAACCACTGAAGAGTTAGTGTGGAATGAGCAAGGTCGCTTAATGACCAATGGACCGGCAAGTTACAAGATCCCAGCGATCGCCGATATGCCAATCGAGTTCCATACTCATCTACTCGAAAACCGTGCCAACCCTGAAGATACCGTGTTTAACTCAAAAGCGGTTGGTGAACCGCCGTTTATGCTCGGAATGTCTGTTTGGAGCGCACTTCGAGACGCGATTCATGCTGTTGCCCCTGATGGTGTAATCGCAAAACTCGATACCCCTGCCACTCCTGAGCGCGTACTCATGGCGATTCAGCAAGTGACACAAACAAAATCGCAAGCAGAGCAAACATCAGCAACACAAGCGTAA